The following proteins are encoded in a genomic region of Arachis stenosperma cultivar V10309 chromosome 4, arast.V10309.gnm1.PFL2, whole genome shotgun sequence:
- the LOC130974902 gene encoding uncharacterized protein LOC130974902 produces MTYEQSIKFDFPDLNNQAEYEALISSLTLAKEVGVTKLEVNSDSQVVTSQRQVIARSRIPEIDVPDKGMQFSDEKFREFLTGLGIKQKLSFVEHPQSNGQAEATNKVILSGLKKCLDQQKGFWADKLASVLWSYRTTPQSFTEETPF; encoded by the exons ATGACCTATGAGCAATCTATCAAGTTTGATTTCCCAGATTTGAACAACCAAGCAGAGTATGAGGCCCTTATAAGCAGCTTAACTTTAGCCAAAGAAGTCGGAGTAACAAAGCTCGAAGTCAACAGCGACTCTCAGGTCGTGACTTCGCAA AGGCAAGTGATTGCTAGATCTAGGATCCCAGAGATCGATGTGCCAGATAAAGGGATGCAATTCTCCGACGAAAAATTCAGAGAGTTCTTGACAGGACTGGGAATCAAGCAAAAGCTTTCCTTCGTGGAGCACCCCCAAAGTAACGGACAAGCCGAAGCGACGAACAAAGTCATCCTCAGTGGGTTAAAGAAGTGTCTAGATCAGCAAAAGGGCTTTTGGGCAGACAAACTGGCCTCGGTCTTGTGGTCTTACAGGACAACACCACAATCTTTCACCGAGGAGACGCCTTTTTGA